In Phaeodactylum tricornutum CCAP 1055/1 chromosome 10, whole genome shotgun sequence, a single genomic region encodes these proteins:
- a CDS encoding helicase_2 (ATP-dependent helicase. Highly closed to the Thalassiosira protein thaps1 162922.) yields the protein MLKERSALPIFSFRDELLRTIRVNPVTVVCAETGAGKTTQCPQYILEEALLGARGDTTTILCSQPRRVAAISVAERVSDEMCEDSVGRLVGYQIRLESRRSSETRLLFCTTGVILRRLVEDPTLKGISHVIVDEVHERQWQIDVLLVSLRALLQGTRSDLKVVLMSATLDADLFRSFFGGAPLVTVPGRTFPVATYHLEDILEATNHIIEEHSRYALRQYDARETVSMWVSTKGGERKRQTSQINYDLIEDLLEFVLLKNGTTQALSPPEGVDISNGALLIFLPGVGEIKALSERLRSSRMFGDARWFTIVPLHSLLSSAEQRRAFEKPLNGRRNIILSTNIAETSVTIPDVVCVLDSGRVREVHYEKRTATRKLVATWCSKASAKQRAGRAGRVQPGLCLKLFSSLTEQNNMRLATEPEIRRIPLEEVCLNILASGFAVKCSDFLSLTPEPPDPDNVNAALQVLQNIKALTYSDSTLSERLTPLGNHLSRLPVDVRLGKMMVFGTLFRCIDTIATIVAALSASKSPFVMSLQDAHQAKAAHSSFHHPKSDFLTLLNVWEAFNKCDTQSKSRQFCQDNFLSFAVLREMGDARIQYLELLVGIGLLDRVKAGYDNQSRRFDSRLSAKSQYNRNGRKESIVHTVICAGLYPNVARVHLTPQGDQTIWHKQERLFVHSSSVNAKASRQLPICWMGYHEKFGTGNRVSISTTFFVHPLALLLFGGEIVVLHPQKKVTIDGWMELSLAAKTGVMFIQLRKQIDSILSTLIDCTDKKILESEAAESMVDGIVSLLS from the exons ATGCTGAAAGAGAGGTCTGCTCTTCCGATCTTCTCGTTTCGCGATGAGCTTCTCAGGACGATTCGCGTCAACCCTGTCACTGTCGTGTGTGCTGAAACCGGAGCTGGAAAG ACAACGCAATGTCCTCAGTACATACTGGAAGAGGCGCTTTTGGGAGCCCGAGGTGACACAACAACGATTCTGTGTAGTCAACCTCGACGCGTAGCTGCAATTTCGGTAGCAGAACGCGTTTCGGATGAAATGTGCGAAGATTCAGTTGGTAGACTTGTTGGGTATCAAATTCGGCTTGAGTCTCGCAGATCATCCGAAACTAGACTTCTTTTTTGTACCACTGGAGTTATTCTTCGCCGGTTGGTCGAAGATCCAACTCTGAAAGGCATTTCTCACGTCATTGTCGATGAAGTCCATGAACGACAATGGCAAATAGATGTCCTCCTTGTGTCCCTTCGAGCGCTCCTGCAAGGAACGCGGTCCGACTTGAAGGTTGTGTTG ATGTCAGCTACTCTTGACGCAGACCTCTTTCGCTCCTTCTTTGGTGGAGCCCCGCTGGTCACTGTTCCTGGGCGGACGTTTCCGGTTGCTACTTATCATTTGGAAGATATTTTGGAAGCGACAAATCACATCATTGAGGAACATTCCCGATATGCTCTTAGACAGTATGACGCTAGAGAAACAGTTTCAATGTGGGTGTCGACAAAGGGGGGTGAGAGGAAAAGGCAAACC AGTCAGATTAACTACGATTTGATTGAGGATTTGCTCGAGTTTGTACTCTTGAAAAATGGTACTACGCAAGCGCTTTCTCCTCCGGAAGGCGTCGACATTTCCAATGGTGCACTTCTCATTTTCCTTCCTGGTGTCGGCGAAATCAAGGCTCTAAGTGAGAGACTGCGTAGCAGCAGAATGTTCGGGGACGCACGCTGGTTCACGATCGTCCCATTGCATTCGCTTTTGTCCTCTGCGGAGCAACGACGTGCTTTCGAAAAGCCTCTTAACGGTCGTAGAAATATAATCCTGTCGACAAACATTGCAGAAACAAGCGTTACGATTCCAGATGTCGTTTGCG TTCTTGACTCTGGCCGAGTTCGTGAAGTACACTATGAAAAACGAACGGCTACCAGAAAACTCGTTGCGACCTGGTGCTCCAAAGCAAGTGCAAAGCAACGCGCTGGAAGAGCCGGTCGCGTTCAGCCTGGTCTTTGCCTAAAATTGTTTTCGTCGCTCACGGAACAAAATAATATGAGACTAGCTACAGAGCCTGAGATTCGTCGAATACCACTCGAAGAAGTGTGTCTCAATATATTAGCCTCTGGATTTGCAGTAAAGTGTAGCGACTTCCTCTCTCTGACACCTGAACCGCCGGACCCAGACAACGTGAACGCCGCTCTGCAAGTGCTCCAGAACATCAAGGCGCTGACGTACTCAGATTCGACCCTTTCCGAGCGGCTGACTCCACTCGGTAATCACCTGAGTCGGTTGCCGGTTGATGTACGGCTCGGAAAGATGATGGTATTCGGCACTCTCTTCCGTTGTATCGACACGATAGCAACCATCGTCGCCGCATTATCTGCATCCAAATCTCCGTTCGTTATGTCGTTGCAGGATGCACATCAAGCGAAGGCTGCCCATTCCTCTTTTCACCACCCTAAATCAGACTTTTTGACGCTATTGAACGTTTGGGAGGCATTTAACAAGTGTGATACACAGTCCAAATCGAGGCAATTCTGCCAAGATAATTTCCTCAGTTTTGCAGTACTTCGGGAGATGGGAGACGCGAGGATCCAATATTTAGAGCTTCTCGTTGGCATTGGCTTACTGGACAGAGTAAAGGCTGGATACGACAATCAAAGCCGTCGTTTTGACAGTCGCTTATCAGCAAAAAGTCAGTACAATCGTAACGGAAGGAAGGAGTCCATTGTTCATACTGTTATCTGTGCGGGCCTGTATCCGAATGTTGCCCGAGTGCACCTAACCCCTCAGGGAGACCAAACCATATGGCATAAACAAGAGCGCTTGTTTGTGCACTCTTCGTCGGTCAATGCGAAAGCTTCTAGACAATTGCCCATCTGCTGGATGGGATATCATGAAAAATTTGGGACCGGAAATCGCGTTTCAATATCGACGACCTTCTTTGTACACCCACTTGCACTTCTTTTGTTCGGTGGTGAAATCGTTGTCCTTCATCCGCAAAAAAAGGTGACGATCGACGGATGGATGGAGTTATCGCTTGCTGCCAAGACGGGAGTCATGTTTATACAGCTACGCAAGCAAATCGACAGTATTCTTTCTACTCTGATCGATTGCACGGACaagaaaattttggaaagcGAAGCAGCGGAATCAATGGTTGACGGTATAGTATCTCTCCTCTCCTGA
- a CDS encoding predicted protein, translated as MGAAISSTLTMCLTYTCCSATNSLCNACLGSTSENSTGRKRSVLLLTLAVAIALWFQYDVGPAIVTKSGWVWKAFQWIPGFGKMLYHAWYDSCEVYKDNDALLQQCAGNAGVYRPTFVASLFFAVLAIVTKVEPYLNKEVWPAKYVVFLFAVTISMFVSSAPMFTGFYLWLARFGATLFVLLQQIILIDVAYNWNEDWVDRADQADRMDYGSGANWLHAIVATCVAFYVAACAGIWILYQNFTGCPENTWIITLTMLGVLGLTAIQLSGQEGSLLTSSVMSLYSVYLAYSMVSKNPNASCNPQLGSNDVWSIVIGLTLTAVSLAWTGWSWTAEERLNVDGVQSAKSVTGAHPIGGNGQINLDVPFLDAEDQPRQGLVTDSDGPAARSGRVANAHVWKLNVVMLLISCFVAMTLTGWGTIEELDENANAANPTVGRVNMAMLGISQWLAIGLYVWTLLAPRLYPDYEFS; from the exons ATG GGTGCCGCGATTAGCTCCACACTGACCATGTGTTTGACGTACACTTGTTGTAGTGCCACGAATTCCTTATGCAACGCCTGTCTCGGCTCCACTTCGGAAAATTCGACGGGTCGAAAACGCAGTGTTTTGCTCCTGACCTTGGCGGTAGCCATAGCCTTGTGGTTCCAGTACGATGTCGGTCCAGCTATTGTCACCAAGTCGGGGTGGGTCTGGAAAGCTTTTCAGTGGATCCCGGGATTCGGGAAAATGCTCTACCACGCATGGTACGATTCCTGTGAAGTCTACAAGGACAATGATGCTCTCTTGCAGCAGTGTGCGGGTAACGCCGGCGTGTATCGACCAACATTCGTGGCGAGTTTGTTTTTTGCCGTCTTGGCAATTGTCACCAAAGTGGAACCGTATCTCAACAAGGAAGTTTGGCCTGCGAAGTAcgttgtctttttgttcgCGGTGACCATTTCCATGTTCGTTTCGTCCGCACCGATGTTTACCGGCTTTTATCTGTGGTTGGCACGGTTTGGCGCCACACTATTTGTGCTGCTGCAACAAATTATTCTTATTGACGTTGCGTACAACTGGAACGAGGATTGGGTAGACCGTGCCGACCAGGCGGACCGAATGGACTACGGTAGTGGCGCGAATTGGCTGCACGCGATTGTCGCGACCTGTGTCGCCTTTTATGTCGCCGCCTGCGCCGGCATTTGGATCCTCTATCAGAACTTTACGGGCTGTCCGGAAAACACTTGGATCATCACGTTGACAATGTTGGGAGTTTTGGGGCTAACCGCGATTCAGCTTTCGGGGCAAGAGGGGTCGCTGCTGACCTCCTCGGTAATGAGCCTGTATTCGGTCTATTTGGCATACAGTATGGTTTCCAAGAACCCCAACGCTAGCTGCAACCCACAGCTAGGGAGCAATGATGTCTGGAGCATTGTCATCGGTTTGACGCTCACCGCCGTCAGTCTAGCTTGGACAGGCTGGTCGTGGACGGCCGAGGAGCGCTTGAACGTTGACGGTGTTCAGTCGGCGAAATCGGTGACGGGTGCACACCCAATCGGCGGCAATGGTCAAATTAATTTGGACGTTCCGTTTTTGGATGCAGAAGATCAGCCTCGGCAAGGCCTCGTGACAGATTCGGACGGGCCTGCCGCTCGAAGTGGCCGAGTCGCTAACGCGCATGTCTGGAAGCTCAACGTCGTCATGTTGTTAATTTCTTGCTTCGTGGCCATGACTCTGACAGGATGGGGGACAATTGAAGAATTGGATGAAAATGCGAATGCGGCGAATCCGACTGTAGGTCGGGTGAATATGGCGATGCTTGGTATTAGTCAGTGGCTGGCCATTGGATTGTATGTGTGGACGCTGCTTGCGCCGCGACTGTATCCGGACTACGAGTTTTCCTAG
- a CDS encoding predicted protein, producing the protein GSLPSEIGRLTKLENFIIKNERGLSGTLPSTIGNIISLKQLGLYYNALTGTIPVDLFRATNLRYVNLEHNKLKGTLPRQVELLKRLETLVISNNNFEGELPWEGLVTNPIKYVSFSENEFSGSLPKLSGFPDLRFLYMEGNRFTGTVPAAIADSTNLKSVNLDRNSFSGTVPSWIGHLSHLEYISMQSNLLSGPLPHEIFDMTSLITLSLSSNKISGTLPDLERLNSLRFLYLHQNALTGSLVGPLPSTLCEMKKLEALFLDDNEFSGEIPACIGGLSSLQQLFLFKNKIVGQIPPELSLLRLL; encoded by the exons GGATCTTTGCCTTCAGAGATTGGACGTCTTACTAAACTCGAAAACTTTATCATAAAAAACGAGCGTGGCTTATCAGGAACCTTACCGTCCACGATTGGTAACATTATTTCTTTAAAGCAGCTGGGCCTTTACTATAACGCCCTTACAGGAACAATTCCGGTGGATCTATTCCGGGCAACAAATCTCCGATACGTTAATCTCGAACATAACAAGCTGAAGGGTACACTCCCAAGACAAGTTGAACTCCTAAAGCGTCTGGAAACATTGGTCATCTCCAATAACAACTTTGAAGGAGAGCTTCCTTGGGAAGGTCTGGTAACCAATCCGATCAAATACGTGAGTTTCAGCGAAAACGAATTTTCTGGATCTTTGCCTAAGCTTAGTGGTTTCCCCGACTTGCGCTTTCTCTATATGGAAGGAAATCGCTTCACAGGGACTGTTCCAGCAGCGATCGCAGATTCTACCAATCTCAAATCAGTCAATTTGGACCGAAACAGTTTCTCCGGTACTGTGCCGTCTTGGATTGGACATTTGAGCCATCTTGAGTACATTTCCATGCAGTCGAATCTTCTAAGTGGGCCGCTCCCTCATGAGATATTTGATATGACTTCTTTGATCACATTAAGTCTGTCCTCAAACAAGATCTCTGGAACACTTCCTGATTTGGAAAGACTGAATTCGCTCAGATTTCTCTACCTTCACCAGAATGCTCTGACTGGATCG CTCGTGGGTCCTTTGCCGAGCACCCTTTGTGAGATGAAGAAGCTTGAAGCATTATTTCTGGATGATAACGAATTTTCTGGAGAGATTCCTGCGTGCATTGGTGGTCTGAGCAGCCTTCAGCAGTTGTTTCTcttcaaaaacaaaataGTAGGTCAAATTCCGCCTGAACTCAGCTTGCTCAGACTTTTG